AACTGCGAGCACTTCAGCTACGTCCGCACCGACGAGGGAATCGCGCCCTACTGCGGGCTCGACCAGCAGTACATGGACGACATGGACGCCTGCGAGGACTGGCGCTCGAACGTCTAGACGGGGTGTTCCCCGGGGCCAACCTCCGACGTTCCGACCAGTACCGTTCCCGCTGCGAGTATCAGGACCGCGAGCGACAGCACGAGCAATGGAATGTCGATCCCGAACAGCGGCACGACCATCGCGACGCTTCCCAGGAGCATCAACCCCGCGCCGATCTGGACGTTCGTCGATCGAGTCATGGGTACTCATACCGCGCGTGTCGGGATAAAACCACTCGCCACCGAAACACGGCGTTTAAGTGGCGCAGTCGCTAGATCAGTGGATATGGAGTTTTGCGACGACTGCGGTTCGATGATGAAAACGGAGGGCGACGTCTGGGTCTGTGGTAGCTGCGGGGCCGAGAAAGCACGGAGCGAGTCGGCTGAAAAACAGGCAGTGACGACCCAAGGCCAAGAAGAGAGCGAGATCGTCGACACCTCGGAAGTCGACCCCGGCGACATGGGGCCGACGACGCGCGAGCGCTGCCCGGAGTGTGGCAACGAACGCGCCTTCTACGAGATGAAACAGATCCGCTCGGCCGACGAGTCAGAGACGCGCTTTTTCACCTGTACCGAGTGCGAGCACAAGTGGCGCGAAGACGACCACTGACACAGTCTCGTCTGGTTCTGACGGCGTCTCAGGGTCGTCGCGCGAAGGTCAGATAGCCCG
The Halapricum salinum genome window above contains:
- a CDS encoding transcription factor S → MEFCDDCGSMMKTEGDVWVCGSCGAEKARSESAEKQAVTTQGQEESEIVDTSEVDPGDMGPTTRERCPECGNERAFYEMKQIRSADESETRFFTCTECEHKWREDDH